One window of Candidatus Eremiobacterota bacterium genomic DNA carries:
- a CDS encoding FHA domain-containing protein, protein MEKQVFWLEVLKGRERGQTFRLTADMITVGRRLAVKEKKHNWILLDEPSLSRIHAQLLWDDTVRSYLIVHKSSVKPTIVNGREIKQAVLSHQDRIQMGEVAFRFWNGPVERNYDYFTEDDSESEASHEAPNPRATFPLYEFEASIQEPLISEEGRMFPSPLPPEPPREEEPPEEEDEAAKGKVFFTAKDDRVRDVKLLKFASIGDSPASKSGREAASPPVDSGSAREDREALVKPVNLLKGSQASGSAQASPSFTPLAFSSGSAQTSTQSTPQAPQFTPMNLTRGKVASGGGVAKGRIFGQSEPPVAEQVQDSGSAKLTEYYEIKGKEQKPAPSPFKNIDLIKTEYPGKHFPQMKEMPQDKKYERLYEELGAKSLPGPDKTLAPPVRPPEMHADTESYSDESRYTRRLIKEGGEAAPPSPSPDESRFTTKLSKEDLEAYLSSAKQAPEKPHPEESRHTRRLRSEDLAFEQSLTKPDTQRPPASRPAAPPASRPAAPPGAAAASRLKQDAVSFSPYEQGTKEVLDFLTGEGKEAAKVPPRGSHPPAPKDPEGQGKRPLFQNWQKEAEEMESPPVVQKPAPPPPGAWEILVYKGSKDMEGKKYAIRKESITIGKGASNDVVLPDDQLAESHIKIYFHEGKFHLQKLVKTEPVFINGKILISGSGKHIADGDRIQISSKTTIMLRKKEGR, encoded by the coding sequence ATGGAAAAGCAGGTATTCTGGCTTGAGGTTCTCAAGGGAAGGGAGAGAGGCCAGACCTTTCGCCTCACTGCCGATATGATAACTGTCGGCCGGCGCCTTGCCGTCAAGGAGAAAAAGCATAACTGGATCCTTCTTGACGAGCCTTCCCTCTCAAGGATTCATGCGCAGCTTTTATGGGATGACACCGTGAGGAGCTACCTCATTGTCCATAAGTCGAGCGTCAAGCCCACCATAGTGAATGGCAGGGAGATAAAGCAGGCGGTCCTCTCCCACCAGGACAGAATACAGATGGGAGAAGTGGCATTCCGCTTCTGGAACGGGCCAGTGGAGAGAAACTATGATTACTTCACCGAGGACGATTCTGAAAGTGAGGCTTCACACGAGGCCCCGAACCCCCGGGCCACGTTCCCTCTCTATGAGTTTGAAGCAAGCATCCAGGAGCCGTTGATAAGCGAGGAGGGAAGAATGTTCCCCTCTCCTCTCCCTCCGGAGCCCCCCCGGGAAGAGGAGCCTCCGGAGGAAGAGGACGAAGCAGCCAAGGGAAAAGTCTTTTTCACTGCAAAAGATGACAGGGTCAGGGATGTGAAGCTTCTTAAATTTGCCTCGATCGGCGATTCCCCCGCTTCGAAGAGCGGAAGGGAGGCGGCATCTCCCCCGGTGGACAGCGGCAGCGCCAGGGAAGATCGAGAAGCCCTTGTGAAGCCCGTAAACCTTTTGAAAGGCTCACAGGCCTCTGGCAGTGCACAGGCCTCCCCCTCGTTCACTCCCCTTGCATTCTCATCGGGAAGCGCCCAAACCAGCACCCAGAGCACTCCACAGGCCCCCCAGTTCACTCCCATGAATCTCACAAGAGGGAAGGTCGCTTCAGGCGGGGGCGTGGCAAAGGGCCGCATTTTCGGGCAGTCTGAGCCGCCGGTGGCTGAGCAGGTTCAGGACAGCGGCAGTGCAAAGCTTACGGAGTATTACGAGATAAAGGGAAAGGAGCAGAAACCCGCCCCTTCGCCCTTCAAGAACATCGATCTGATCAAAACGGAGTATCCCGGGAAACACTTTCCCCAGATGAAAGAGATGCCTCAGGATAAGAAATATGAGCGCCTTTATGAGGAACTCGGCGCAAAAAGCCTGCCAGGTCCTGATAAAACACTGGCTCCACCGGTGCGCCCCCCAGAGATGCACGCAGATACTGAATCTTATTCAGATGAAAGCAGGTACACAAGGCGCCTTATCAAGGAGGGGGGAGAGGCTGCGCCCCCCTCTCCTTCACCCGATGAGAGCCGGTTCACCACCAAGCTCAGCAAGGAAGACCTTGAAGCATATCTTTCTTCCGCGAAACAGGCGCCCGAGAAGCCTCACCCGGAAGAGAGCCGTCATACCAGGCGCCTTCGCAGTGAAGACCTTGCCTTCGAGCAGTCTCTCACGAAACCAGATACTCAACGCCCCCCGGCCTCCCGGCCTGCCGCTCCCCCGGCTTCCCGGCCCGCCGCTCCCCCCGGAGCAGCCGCTGCATCAAGGCTCAAGCAGGATGCCGTGAGCTTCAGCCCTTACGAGCAGGGCACGAAGGAAGTGCTGGACTTTCTCACCGGCGAAGGGAAAGAGGCAGCGAAAGTACCCCCCCGGGGAAGTCATCCGCCTGCCCCAAAAGACCCTGAAGGCCAGGGGAAGCGCCCCCTTTTCCAGAACTGGCAGAAAGAGGCCGAGGAAATGGAAAGCCCCCCGGTAGTGCAGAAGCCTGCCCCCCCTCCTCCCGGTGCATGGGAAATCCTGGTATACAAAGGCTCCAAGGATATGGAAGGAAAAAAGTACGCAATAAGGAAAGAAAGCATTACCATCGGCAAGGGTGCGTCCAATGACGTGGTACTTCCCGATGATCAGCTCGCGGAGAGCCATATCAAGATATATTTCCATGAGGGAAAGTTCCATCTCCAGAAGCTGGTGAAAACAGAGCCGGTATTTATCAACGGGAAGATACTCATTTCCGGCTCAGGCAAGCATATTGCCGATGGCGACAGGATCCAGATATCAAGCAAGACCACCATCATGCTCAGGAAGAAAGAGGGCCGTTAA
- a CDS encoding thioredoxin family protein — protein sequence MKRAIGFFCLAVFFVAAATAAQAGWISEISEITFQNEVIEADMPVIVWFFFNPGVSVYDAFSNAIDKVSQKNAMRVKVLKMDSQYNSITGDRYKIKKSNTFVLFVEGKEVARSSEIRGEKDFGAFIDSCLGPPPKVTK from the coding sequence ATGAAAAGAGCTATCGGGTTTTTCTGTCTGGCAGTGTTTTTTGTGGCAGCGGCGACGGCAGCCCAGGCGGGGTGGATCTCCGAGATCTCGGAGATAACTTTTCAGAACGAGGTGATTGAGGCCGATATGCCCGTGATCGTATGGTTTTTCTTCAATCCCGGGGTGAGCGTCTATGATGCCTTCAGCAACGCCATTGACAAGGTATCGCAGAAAAATGCCATGAGGGTCAAGGTCCTCAAGATGGACAGCCAGTACAACAGCATCACCGGCGACAGGTACAAGATCAAGAAAAGCAATACTTTCGTGCTTTTCGTCGAGGGCAAGGAGGTTGCCCGCTCATCGGAGATCAGAGGAGAAAAGGATTTCGGCGCCTTCATTGACTCGTGTCTGGGGCCTCCCCCCAAGGTCACGAAGTAG
- a CDS encoding acyl-CoA dehydratase activase, with the protein MSILTIGIDIGSRTVKAVIFDAETKAIRSSLRGDTTADPRKASQDLYERLLREAGVSARDVSATVATGYSREQFPFADRRYTEIACHAAGVHFFFPGGRTIIDIGGQDSKVIRTSQGSVSDFAMNDRCAAGTGRFLEVVERILEIPLSSMEEVAQSSDNPCEISSMCVVFAESEIVSLLAQGRSRSDILAGVAKSLAHRIFSLSSKTGTQEPLVFTGGVARNGAVTRALMNIFKMEIFVPENPFITGALGAALLAARMAGEKSATS; encoded by the coding sequence ATGAGCATTCTCACCATCGGCATCGACATAGGCTCACGCACGGTGAAGGCCGTCATATTTGACGCAGAGACAAAGGCCATAAGGAGCTCCCTGAGGGGGGACACGACTGCTGATCCCAGGAAAGCCTCGCAGGATCTCTACGAGAGGCTCCTGAGAGAGGCGGGGGTGTCTGCCCGCGACGTTTCGGCAACAGTGGCCACAGGCTACAGCAGGGAGCAGTTTCCCTTTGCCGACAGGCGTTACACTGAGATCGCCTGCCATGCCGCCGGTGTCCACTTTTTTTTCCCGGGGGGACGCACCATTATAGATATTGGAGGGCAGGACAGCAAGGTAATAAGGACTTCCCAGGGAAGTGTCAGCGATTTTGCTATGAATGACCGCTGTGCCGCAGGAACAGGGAGATTTCTCGAGGTGGTGGAGAGGATCCTGGAAATACCTCTCTCCTCCATGGAAGAGGTGGCGCAAAGCTCGGACAATCCCTGTGAAATCAGCAGCATGTGCGTCGTTTTTGCCGAATCGGAGATTGTGAGCCTTCTTGCCCAGGGAAGGTCCCGGAGCGACATACTGGCGGGAGTGGCTAAATCCCTGGCTCACAGGATTTTCAGCCTCTCAAGCAAGACAGGCACGCAGGAGCCGCTGGTCTTCACGGGTGGTGTGGCACGGAACGGTGCAGTCACCCGGGCCCTCATGAACATCTTCAAGATGGAGATCTTCGTCCCGGAGAATCCTTTTATCACCGGCGCTCTCGGGGCGGCACTCCTTGCCGCCAGGATGGCGGGGGAAAAGAGCGCTACTTCGTGA
- a CDS encoding PEP-utilizing enzyme, which yields MDTPMTLESKNLLLKKMQEREHKALSEKSRRRDFVLCSHFSPELPPQLTPLSLYFHNRAYGDDGGITRTYVNTLGIGKPPEGTVLTPICTRTYTDLATLQDLVSFPGLPFSVKLARKALSSGEPFSSEEVRGPTLDLGALFNITEWPLYLFRFFKTRMTLVDLLAEFHHFCQHAFLPSLRDYLEKIESIAPGKLPPERLLEALNSMMDHASCHTMKALETGRFLAHKTATNLARFTARHLNDREGLMAATLMGGTEGNPFLGMEQALWAMGNLARDREKVIKWLRSFPPASSRTRGDSEFNALFQRFLEEYGFMADEPLELAAPAWRSDHLSLVGLILSHAETRVPSPEKLRALDEEKARDLARDICSSLPCPVRKARFLSLLGAARRYRPYRENILFLYLRELGTIRSAVRELGERLGAEKKLKAADDIFYLSWSELPLLVYGTLAGEKAMELAEQRKEEFEAARDLLLPGVIDRYNYTSVGIPSGEQFPLVLKGRPLAGGLARGKGRIIRGPADFRNFSRGEIVIARHIEAPWIPFLANAGGIILQWGQRHSPAVIMAGEMGIPVIGNIPSPQERIPEGSVIAMNGTSGRLYVHSPFSH from the coding sequence GTGGACACTCCTATGACCCTTGAGAGCAAGAACTTGCTCCTGAAAAAAATGCAGGAGAGAGAGCACAAGGCATTGAGCGAGAAAAGCCGGAGGAGGGACTTTGTCCTCTGCTCCCACTTCTCGCCTGAGCTCCCCCCGCAGCTCACCCCTCTCTCCCTCTATTTTCACAACCGCGCATACGGTGATGACGGCGGGATCACCAGGACTTACGTCAACACCCTGGGAATCGGGAAGCCCCCGGAAGGCACGGTCCTCACCCCGATCTGCACCAGGACCTACACCGATCTTGCCACACTCCAGGATCTTGTCTCCTTCCCGGGCCTTCCTTTCTCAGTGAAGCTCGCCAGAAAAGCCCTGTCCTCAGGGGAGCCTTTTTCCTCCGAGGAGGTGAGAGGGCCGACGCTTGACCTGGGAGCCCTTTTTAATATTACGGAATGGCCTTTGTATCTGTTCCGCTTCTTTAAAACCAGGATGACCCTCGTCGATCTGCTGGCGGAATTTCATCATTTCTGCCAGCATGCCTTCCTCCCCTCGCTCAGGGACTACCTGGAAAAGATTGAGAGCATCGCGCCGGGGAAGCTTCCGCCTGAGCGCCTTCTTGAGGCTCTCAACTCAATGATGGATCATGCCTCCTGCCATACTATGAAAGCCCTTGAGACAGGAAGGTTTCTCGCCCACAAAACGGCCACAAACCTTGCACGGTTTACGGCAAGGCACCTGAATGACCGCGAGGGCCTCATGGCGGCAACTCTCATGGGGGGAACAGAGGGAAATCCCTTCCTTGGCATGGAGCAGGCCCTCTGGGCCATGGGAAACCTTGCCCGGGATCGCGAAAAAGTAATAAAGTGGCTCAGGAGCTTCCCCCCGGCTTCATCGCGCACCAGGGGCGACAGTGAATTCAATGCTCTTTTCCAGCGGTTTCTTGAAGAATACGGCTTCATGGCCGATGAACCGCTTGAGCTTGCGGCGCCGGCGTGGCGCTCAGACCACCTCTCCCTGGTGGGCCTTATTCTGTCCCACGCCGAGACCAGGGTGCCTTCACCTGAAAAACTGAGAGCCCTCGACGAGGAAAAAGCGAGGGACCTTGCAAGGGACATCTGCTCCTCTCTGCCCTGCCCCGTGAGAAAAGCCAGGTTCCTGAGCCTTCTGGGCGCCGCCCGCCGCTACAGGCCTTACAGGGAAAACATCCTTTTCCTCTACCTGAGAGAACTGGGTACCATCAGGTCCGCGGTGCGGGAGCTCGGGGAGCGCCTCGGGGCGGAAAAAAAGCTGAAGGCCGCCGATGACATTTTTTATCTTTCCTGGAGCGAGCTTCCCCTCCTCGTCTACGGAACGCTCGCCGGGGAAAAGGCCATGGAACTCGCCGAGCAGAGAAAAGAGGAATTTGAAGCCGCCAGGGACCTCCTCCTTCCCGGGGTGATCGACCGTTATAACTACACGAGCGTAGGTATTCCCTCGGGAGAGCAGTTCCCTCTTGTCCTCAAGGGCAGGCCTTTGGCGGGGGGGCTTGCACGGGGAAAAGGGCGCATAATAAGGGGGCCGGCCGATTTCAGGAACTTCTCCCGCGGAGAGATAGTCATCGCCCGCCATATCGAGGCGCCATGGATACCCTTCCTGGCCAATGCCGGCGGCATAATACTCCAGTGGGGCCAGCGGCATTCGCCGGCAGTAATCATGGCAGGCGAGATGGGCATTCCTGTCATCGGCAACATCCCTTCGCCTCAGGAAAGGATCCCCGAAGGCTCCGTAATAGCGATGAACGGGACCTCGGGGAGGCTTTATGTCCACAGTCCTTTCAGCCATTGA
- a CDS encoding PilZ domain-containing protein — MYYKEIPPVLLEKLQKPLESVTEEAVKKRLDSLFKGAWNNENTHTQLFAMTIPLINPRGMEIQTTISLWLVKNTITITPPREESLSRSSYLIYPLFDEETKAENERLAFLNTALRGLAIGSDDGRLRTYSLEKDVIARRIFLSERVNDHIFDTEAIKVILSRADEESSERRTAPRKMLPLLQSIPAVVTMERKVTDIELFILDFSSSGLKIVSSFDFPQNRPFTLTLRLAEPVSLWCEVVWKSSLWEQFHHVGIKFVKLHLDKFEKLCRYVEEHLPRRDEGEFKISRMLPVEFSLWEHHKRLPTFFYSLSPKEMSIICPSFLDEGTSATCRIFPFWNLPPIEGEVEVISSKVLNEGGCQAALNFIRLSGENRERIESFLQKCAIEDRHNKKM; from the coding sequence GTGTATTACAAGGAAATTCCCCCGGTGCTGCTGGAAAAGCTTCAAAAGCCTCTTGAGAGTGTCACCGAGGAAGCTGTCAAAAAGCGGCTTGATTCCCTCTTCAAGGGAGCCTGGAACAACGAGAATACCCATACGCAGCTTTTTGCAATGACCATCCCCCTTATCAACCCGAGGGGAATGGAGATACAGACCACCATCTCTCTCTGGCTCGTCAAGAACACCATCACCATCACCCCTCCAAGGGAAGAGTCCCTCTCCAGGAGCTCCTATCTCATCTATCCTCTCTTTGATGAGGAAACGAAGGCTGAGAACGAGAGGCTCGCCTTTCTCAATACGGCGCTGCGTGGTCTTGCAATCGGATCCGATGACGGGAGGCTCCGCACCTACAGTCTTGAGAAAGACGTGATTGCACGGAGAATTTTCCTCTCAGAGCGGGTAAATGATCATATCTTTGATACGGAAGCGATCAAAGTGATTCTTTCCAGGGCTGATGAGGAGTCCTCAGAGCGGCGCACAGCCCCCCGCAAGATGCTTCCCCTGCTCCAGAGCATCCCTGCCGTGGTCACCATGGAGAGAAAGGTCACCGACATCGAGCTTTTTATCCTTGATTTCTCATCGAGCGGCCTGAAAATAGTCTCATCCTTTGATTTCCCGCAGAACAGGCCTTTCACCCTTACCCTCAGGCTTGCAGAGCCGGTATCGCTCTGGTGCGAGGTGGTCTGGAAGAGCTCGCTCTGGGAGCAGTTTCACCATGTGGGGATCAAGTTCGTGAAGCTCCACCTTGACAAGTTTGAAAAGCTCTGCCGGTATGTCGAAGAGCATCTCCCAAGGAGGGACGAGGGCGAATTCAAGATCAGCAGGATGCTTCCCGTGGAATTCTCGCTGTGGGAGCATCACAAGAGGCTTCCCACCTTTTTTTACAGCCTTTCGCCAAAGGAGATGAGCATTATCTGCCCCTCCTTTCTCGATGAGGGCACGAGCGCCACCTGCCGCATCTTCCCGTTCTGGAATCTCCCTCCCATCGAGGGAGAAGTGGAGGTTATCTCGTCAAAGGTGCTCAATGAGGGCGGCTGCCAGGCGGCCCTCAATTTTATCAGGCTTTCCGGTGAAAACCGTGAGCGCATCGAGAGCTTTCTGCAGAAATGCGCGATAGAGGACCGGCACAACAAGAAAATGTAA
- a CDS encoding 4Fe-4S binding protein, whose product MRCANCGEENPEGSKNCQRCGAKLETRTCTKCGGVVRGKSKFCIHCGATLTGEASPSPRRRASAPPQAPPVYTPPPPQPSYPQQQQYPYAPPSQMPPPQYPAQGQSSEWSEPPMADRDRQSLKDKTILLKEQFGAVIKKGNYREVLQDKNHPATQAFIDFIAWGVSHFYGFAALIGAITFLGIFLGGWGVVFGLALAFVYATYKKEIDEKVREMKSAGDMSQPAPVNRPSYRYVTASRRDHYFQIHSNCTGCGICVPICPTQAIFQISQQFIIDQTRCNQCGECSYQCPVRAIIKVRD is encoded by the coding sequence ATGCGGTGTGCAAATTGCGGCGAAGAGAACCCTGAGGGATCGAAAAACTGCCAGCGTTGCGGAGCGAAGCTTGAAACCCGCACCTGCACGAAATGCGGAGGTGTGGTAAGGGGAAAGAGCAAATTCTGCATTCATTGCGGTGCAACCCTTACCGGTGAGGCAAGCCCTTCCCCGCGAAGGAGGGCTTCGGCGCCCCCTCAGGCGCCGCCGGTCTATACGCCCCCTCCCCCGCAGCCCTCATATCCGCAGCAGCAGCAGTATCCCTATGCCCCGCCCTCCCAGATGCCGCCGCCTCAATACCCTGCGCAGGGACAGAGCAGCGAGTGGAGCGAGCCTCCCATGGCGGACCGCGACCGCCAGAGCCTCAAAGACAAGACTATCCTCCTCAAGGAGCAGTTCGGTGCAGTCATCAAGAAGGGAAATTACCGCGAGGTGCTACAGGATAAGAACCACCCCGCCACCCAGGCCTTTATCGACTTCATTGCCTGGGGCGTGAGCCATTTTTACGGCTTTGCCGCCCTTATCGGTGCAATCACCTTCCTGGGAATCTTCCTGGGGGGATGGGGCGTCGTTTTCGGACTTGCCCTTGCCTTTGTCTACGCGACCTACAAGAAGGAGATCGACGAGAAAGTCAGGGAGATGAAGTCTGCAGGCGATATGTCCCAGCCGGCTCCGGTGAACCGGCCCAGCTATCGTTACGTGACGGCCTCGAGAAGGGATCATTATTTCCAGATACACAGCAACTGCACGGGGTGCGGCATATGCGTCCCCATTTGCCCCACGCAGGCGATTTTCCAGATATCCCAGCAGTTCATCATTGATCAGACGCGCTGCAATCAGTGCGGGGAATGCAGTTACCAGTGCCCTGTCCGGGCCATCATCAAAGTGAGGGATTAA
- a CDS encoding PilZ domain-containing protein, protein MSNKEPAGPAAHPPERMEGVQDSRRFPRIQKIIPGEILLEEHTRPARIFVLDISLGGAKCTNHFSMPKDRDFLLKMYLVRNDPPVETRARMAWQRELAAAGTFEIGIEFSTMTDETKERLSQYLEQIRQEEMEKAGQHKKFSPLARHA, encoded by the coding sequence ATGAGCAATAAAGAGCCAGCCGGTCCCGCAGCGCACCCGCCGGAGAGGATGGAGGGTGTTCAGGATTCCAGGCGGTTCCCCCGTATTCAGAAAATTATCCCCGGCGAGATTCTTCTTGAAGAGCACACCCGCCCTGCAAGAATTTTCGTCCTTGATATCAGCCTTGGCGGCGCTAAATGCACCAACCATTTCAGCATGCCGAAAGACAGGGATTTTCTGCTGAAAATGTACCTGGTGAGAAACGATCCTCCCGTGGAGACAAGGGCCCGCATGGCCTGGCAAAGAGAACTGGCAGCGGCGGGGACCTTCGAGATAGGCATAGAGTTTTCCACCATGACCGACGAGACCAAGGAGCGCCTGTCGCAGTACCTCGAGCAGATCCGCCAGGAAGAGATGGAAAAGGCAGGGCAGCATAAGAAGTTCTCACCTCTCGCAAGGCATGCCTGA
- a CDS encoding serine/threonine-protein kinase, whose amino-acid sequence MKEEGTTILGRYRVESCLMRTPAGRVLKALDLNGGEPVMVKELMADSALAVTPEEIRERYEREVLALSALKHPGIPRLLYHEASSSACYLVEEFFTGETLDALSMKRNRPFTVKEVVGWGVQLCEMLALFHSHKPEPIIFRDVTPSNIVVSAPGVVKLADFGLSRFFNPLKVKDTFVMGTPGFSPPEQYGSGQSDARSDIYSLGATLYYCLTLRSVDEFPRQVPGPRTHNPLVSGPLDKAVVLCLSREPSRRPQSAEKLSEMLKNLL is encoded by the coding sequence ATGAAGGAAGAGGGGACCACCATTCTCGGGAGATACCGGGTGGAGTCTTGTCTGATGAGAACCCCTGCGGGGAGGGTCCTGAAAGCTCTCGATCTTAATGGGGGAGAGCCGGTCATGGTGAAGGAGCTCATGGCAGACAGCGCCCTTGCCGTCACTCCAGAGGAAATCAGGGAGCGTTACGAGAGAGAAGTTCTGGCTCTCTCGGCTCTCAAGCATCCCGGGATACCGAGGCTCCTTTACCACGAGGCCTCGTCATCAGCATGTTATCTTGTGGAGGAATTTTTCACGGGAGAGACTCTTGACGCCCTGTCGATGAAGAGGAACAGGCCTTTCACGGTGAAGGAGGTGGTGGGCTGGGGGGTGCAGCTTTGCGAGATGCTGGCCCTGTTCCACAGCCACAAGCCGGAGCCCATCATATTCCGCGATGTCACGCCCTCCAATATTGTGGTCTCGGCTCCCGGCGTCGTCAAGCTTGCGGACTTCGGGCTCTCAAGGTTCTTTAACCCGCTCAAGGTCAAGGACACTTTCGTCATGGGGACTCCCGGCTTTTCGCCGCCGGAGCAGTATGGAAGCGGGCAGTCCGATGCGCGGTCCGATATCTATTCCCTGGGTGCCACCCTCTATTATTGCCTCACGCTCCGCTCTGTCGATGAGTTTCCGAGGCAGGTGCCCGGCCCCAGGACTCATAATCCTCTTGTGTCGGGTCCGCTTGACAAGGCGGTAGTGCTCTGCCTTTCCAGGGAGCCCTCAAGGCGACCCCAGTCGGCAGAGAAGCTCTCTGAAATGCTGAAAAACCTCTTATAA
- a CDS encoding CPBP family intramembrane glutamic endopeptidase, translating into MKKSVKDSISGPSAMLSSMRVLDRGTIAVLLTIPLFLWAIQFFGLTVNFFQFFPSVTRRFSPDVANLLSFVYWSVCCAVGYVGLPLLVISRVLKDKARNFGLPGKPSLSHGWIYCTLYLAVLPFVVFAAFQKSFLSVYPFYLPSAGKWQLFLIFEAFYLLQFFSLEFFFRGYILFSLERTFGVYSIFIMTIPYCMIHFPKPALEALAAILAGIVLGWLALRTRSIWYGVMIHMSVALTMDVLALVRGGYLPRLFLH; encoded by the coding sequence ATGAAGAAATCCGTCAAGGACAGTATCAGCGGCCCCTCTGCCATGCTTTCTTCTATGCGGGTGCTTGACAGGGGGACTATCGCGGTGCTTCTGACAATCCCTCTTTTTCTCTGGGCCATCCAGTTTTTCGGCCTCACGGTAAATTTTTTCCAGTTTTTCCCCTCGGTGACCAGGAGGTTTTCCCCTGATGTGGCCAACCTTCTCTCCTTCGTGTACTGGTCTGTGTGCTGTGCCGTCGGGTATGTGGGGCTCCCTCTCCTTGTCATCTCAAGGGTTCTGAAAGACAAGGCCCGGAATTTCGGCCTTCCCGGAAAACCCTCGCTGAGCCACGGATGGATTTACTGCACTCTTTATCTCGCCGTGCTCCCCTTCGTGGTTTTTGCCGCCTTCCAGAAATCCTTCCTGTCCGTCTATCCCTTCTATCTCCCCAGCGCCGGTAAATGGCAGCTCTTTCTGATATTCGAGGCCTTTTATCTTCTCCAGTTCTTTTCCCTGGAGTTCTTTTTCCGGGGCTATATTCTTTTTTCCCTGGAGCGCACCTTTGGCGTATACTCAATCTTCATCATGACCATCCCGTACTGCATGATACACTTTCCGAAGCCTGCCCTTGAGGCTCTTGCGGCGATTTTGGCAGGGATAGTCCTGGGGTGGCTCGCCTTGAGGACCCGTTCCATATGGTACGGTGTCATGATCCACATGTCTGTGGCTCTGACCATGGATGTACTTGCCCTTGTGAGGGGTGGGTACCTGCCCAGGCTTTTCCTGCACTGA
- a CDS encoding ECF transporter S component, whose translation MNTRPRNILKVMATNGLLIALVAIVTATVRIATPLTGGYINLGDVLVLACGYLLGGPRGALVGGLGSAFADLSGGHFIFVPGTLVIKGLEGFCAGMLGRDLNRCNSHLFRLAGGFCGASAMVGGYFLYEQLIMGYYKALSAVIPNAIQGIIGMAGSLLLYPLLEKAFHQVTQKASP comes from the coding sequence ATGAATACCAGGCCGAGGAACATTCTCAAGGTTATGGCTACAAACGGGCTCCTCATCGCCCTTGTGGCCATTGTCACCGCAACGGTAAGGATTGCAACGCCCCTTACCGGCGGCTACATCAACCTTGGCGATGTGCTTGTGCTGGCCTGCGGGTATCTGCTTGGCGGCCCAAGAGGCGCTCTTGTAGGCGGCCTGGGCTCTGCCTTTGCCGATCTCTCGGGGGGGCATTTCATCTTTGTGCCGGGGACACTGGTGATCAAGGGGCTGGAGGGCTTCTGTGCCGGCATGCTGGGCCGCGACCTGAACAGGTGCAACAGCCATCTTTTCCGCCTCGCGGGAGGATTCTGCGGAGCTTCAGCCATGGTGGGAGGATATTTCCTCTACGAGCAGCTCATTATGGGTTACTACAAGGCCCTCTCTGCCGTTATCCCCAACGCCATTCAGGGGATCATTGGAATGGCTGGCTCCCTCTTACTCTATCCCCTGCTGGAGAAAGCCTTTCACCAGGTCACTCAAAAAGCCTCGCCCTGA